AGCGGCGACCGGGAGGTAACCACTTTAATCTCAATAACGGTATCCATCATAAGCTTTGACTTTTTCACAATTTGCACCATTACACATTCCTCGCTTGTGTTAGCGCAGCTTCAATGGCATCTTGGAATGCTTGCGTGCTATACGTTGCTCCTGAAACATTTTGCACTTTGGCGCTTTGCTTTTGTATAACTTCTTGTGGTAACCCCACAACATCGTTCTTAGAATAATGCATGGCAAAGCGACTAATCTCCACGTCGGTGATTTTATCATGGTTTATCGTAACTTTAACTTCAATGGAACCACGACGATTACTTCCAGCCCCATCAAAAGTTCCATTCTTATACTGGCTTTTGACCTGACTGCTGACGGATTGAATATTGGAATTTATGTGGTGCTGTGGCTCCTGTAGAGCAGCTTGCTCTTCTGTTGACAAATATCCAGCACTATAGATTACGCCTATGGCAGTCGTACATAAGATGACCCACTTTTTATCCATTTTGGCCATATGCATTCCTCCAACCTACTAAAATTACATGCTGCGACAACTATCCCCTGCTGGATTCATGTTACACCAAGTAAATGAAAGTAATCTGAAAATAGTCAATCACTGAATTTAATTTCGAATATGCTCCCTTTCCCTTCTTCACTCGTAACGTGAATGTGAGCACCGTGATTGCTTAAGATGTCGGCTGCAATAGAAAGCCCTAATCCTGCCCCGCCCAATTCCGGAACGTGCTTTGTCCACCCTGTAGAAACGCTCGAATATACGTTCGAGTTCTTCTTTTGGTATGCCGATCCCTGTATCAGCAATCTGCAGTTTCATCCCAGCGTTATGAGAAGGTTCACATGCAATCGTGACCTTTCCGCCAGGCGGCGTATACTTAATGGCATTATCAAGTAAGATGTATAGAAGCTGCTTGACTTGATCTGCATGTCCAACAATGAAGCTGCTTCCTAGATCATTCTTAGGTGTTTCCAGCTGTAAGTGTACTCCTTTTTTTAGGGCCAAAGGCTGCATGGATAGGAACACTTGATGAGTAATTTGAACGATATCAACATGCTCTGACTTCACTTGTAAAGATTTAGAATCACTGCGGGCTAGGGTTAACAAGGACTCTACAAGGCGAATCATCCTTTGTACTTCATCTTTTAAATTATGGAGGATGTGCTGTTCAAATTCGGGCAATGTATCCTTGGATTCCTCTAATAATTCTACGGAAGAATGAATAACACTCAGTGGTGTCCTTAGTTCATGAGATGCATTCGTTGTGAATTCAATCTGACGATAATAGGATTTTTTGATAGGAACCATGGCTTTACCGGCAAACACATAAGCCAACCAGATGGCTATGGTTAATAAAACAAAGGTAGAAACCAGTAGAATCAGCCTAATTGTATCCAGAAGCTTTGCATTTGAGGTGATGTCTATAGCCATCCAACATACGCCGCCGGCGTCATGTAAAATGTGGGAACTAACCAGAAAGGTCTGCCTTTCACCCCCTGCTTCCACGTAGAATCGTTCACCCTGCTCACTTTTCATTTCGTTTTGTTGCGCCCAATGTAAGAGCTGATCGGACATCTCTGTATAGCGGCTTGGAGAGGCTTGAGTTCTACCATCTGGATTCCTCCATACGACTAATTCGTCCGAAAGCAGAAAGATCCATTCGATGTTCTTGGTTTCGTGCTCCATAGGACGCTTTTTCTCTTGTTGCTCCTGCAATCGATGTTCCCATTGCTGGGACATTTTTTTCTGCAGATCTTCTAGTTTTTGAAATTCGTTGTGATGAAGGGTTTCCTGTAGAATCAAATAAAAAAAGGCTGTGATGAGAATGATCACAACACTAAGAATACTGCCGAAAAATATCGTCAGCTGCTTTCTTGTCCGATTGAACATTAATCTCCCCCTCTACCACCAGACGGTAACCAAGTCCACGAACATTATGTATGATTTTATCGGAGAAGGGGTCGTCCAGTTTCTTGCGCAATAATTTAATGGTCGCATCAACTGTATTGAGAGTAATTTCCGCATCTAAGCCCCATACGTGGTCAATCAGCTGCTCTCTGCTTAATATTTGTTTAGGATGCTGCGACATAAAGGAAAGCAATTGAAATTCGCGGCGCGAAAGAGGAACGGCTACTCCGTTTCTTTTCACTTCATATGTACCATAGTCAACGACAAGAATATCACCAAATATTTTAGTATCCGCTTCCCAGTTCGTTTCCTTTCTACGGTATAAGGCATGAAGGCGTGCAATTAATTCCTCGAAAGCAAAGGGCTTCACCAAGTAATCATCTGCTCCTGCATTTAAACCCTGCACGCGGTCCGTAATGGAATCACGAGCGGTTAACATAAGGATCGGCGTGCGATCCTTTTTCATTCGGATTTCTTTGCAAAGCTCAATTCCGGTTTTATGGGGCATCATCCAGTCTAAAATATACATATCAAAGGTGGATCGTTCCATGAATTCCAT
This genomic window from Paenibacillus hexagrammi contains:
- a CDS encoding response regulator transcription factor, whose protein sequence is MHILLVEDDRKLGELIQYKLNKQLNQVEWALDAENAMEFMERSTFDMYILDWMMPHKTGIELCKEIRMKKDRTPILMLTARDSITDRVQGLNAGADDYLVKPFAFEELIARLHALYRRKETNWEADTKIFGDILVVDYGTYEVKRNGVAVPLSRREFQLLSFMSQHPKQILSREQLIDHVWGLDAEITLNTVDATIKLLRKKLDDPFSDKIIHNVRGLGYRLVVEGEINVQSDKKAADDIFRQYS
- a CDS encoding FMN-binding protein; translation: MAKMDKKWVILCTTAIGVIYSAGYLSTEEQAALQEPQHHINSNIQSVSSQVKSQYKNGTFDGAGSNRRGSIEVKVTINHDKITDVEISRFAMHYSKNDVVGLPQEVIQKQSAKVQNVSGATYSTQAFQDAIEAALTQARNV